The following proteins are co-located in the Mobula birostris isolate sMobBir1 chromosome 26, sMobBir1.hap1, whole genome shotgun sequence genome:
- the mrpl34 gene encoding large ribosomal subunit protein bL34m isoform X2, which produces MPATSAGPIQREVCSSALLRPKGLLTLRPAAGLQAEVTGRLSAWFFPWSQQQVRMKKRGTEYQPKTIKRLRTHGWLKRISTRGGIEVILRRMLKGRKSLTH; this is translated from the coding sequence ATGCCTGCTACATCGGCCGGTCCCATCCAGCGCGAGGTCTGTAGCTCTGCACTGCTGAGGCCCAAGGGCCTCCTGACGTTGCGACCCGCTGCAGGTCTGCAAGCAGAGGTAACCGGCCGCCTCAGCGCCTGGTTCTTCCCGTGGAGTCAGCAACAGGTGCGGATGAAGAAAAGGGGGACTGAGTACCAGCCGAAGACCATCAAGCGGCTACGGACGCACGGCTGGCTGAAGCGGATCAGCACTCGCGGTGGCATCGAGGTCATCCTGCGCAGGATGCTGAAGGGGAGGAAATCACTGACGCACTGA
- the mrpl34 gene encoding large ribosomal subunit protein bL34m isoform X1, translating into MNFVRAAVGQCRCYSGQYLMPATSAGPIQREVCSSALLRPKGLLTLRPAAGLQAEVTGRLSAWFFPWSQQQVRMKKRGTEYQPKTIKRLRTHGWLKRISTRGGIEVILRRMLKGRKSLTH; encoded by the coding sequence GTGCTACTCAGGGCAGTACTTGATGCCTGCTACATCGGCCGGTCCCATCCAGCGCGAGGTCTGTAGCTCTGCACTGCTGAGGCCCAAGGGCCTCCTGACGTTGCGACCCGCTGCAGGTCTGCAAGCAGAGGTAACCGGCCGCCTCAGCGCCTGGTTCTTCCCGTGGAGTCAGCAACAGGTGCGGATGAAGAAAAGGGGGACTGAGTACCAGCCGAAGACCATCAAGCGGCTACGGACGCACGGCTGGCTGAAGCGGATCAGCACTCGCGGTGGCATCGAGGTCATCCTGCGCAGGATGCTGAAGGGGAGGAAATCACTGACGCACTGA